The Montipora capricornis isolate CH-2021 chromosome 6, ASM3666992v2, whole genome shotgun sequence genome has a window encoding:
- the LOC138053106 gene encoding uncharacterized protein: protein MTMNEIRSNGLWILGLNAAVASYIYKCVQCRRQRRPTEGQKMANLPEDRVESAPPFTFCGMDCFGPFTIKEGRKELKRYAVIFTCMSSRAVHIEQLDDMTTDAFINALRCFAAIRGPIQQLRSDQGSNFVGARNELANATKELDKDRIQTYLTANRCEFVTNVPCSSHWGGVWERQIRTTRSILNTILNEYKGRLDTSSLRTFLYEVMAIINSRPLTCQCLNDPKSLEPLTPNHLLTMKNKTLLPPPGNFVKEEVYARKRWRRVQFLAEQFWSRWRKEYLINLSSRQKWFMPKRNLKIGDVVIVQDEVQENEWPLGMVVETSMNQEGLVRAVKVKLGSRNPQKGSHTKCSVVERPVQKVVLLMEGVD from the coding sequence ATGACCATGAACGAAATTCGTTCCAATGGATTATGGATACTGGGTCTCAATGCCGCAGTAGCCTCGTACATTTATAAATGTGTACAATGTAGACGTCAGAGACGACCAACTGAAGGCCAAAAGATGGCAAACCTTCCAGAAGATAGAGTGGAATCAGCCCCGCCCTTTACATTCTGTGGAATGGATTGTTTTGGACCATTCACGAttaaggaaggaaggaaagagtTGAAGAGATATGCAGTGATATTTACTTGCATGAGTTCCCGAGCAGTGCACATAGAACAATTAgacgacatgacaactgatgcCTTCATCAACGCTTTGAGATGCTTTGCTGCAATTCGAGGACCCATTCAACAGCTGAGATCCGACCAAGGCTCTAATTTTGTGGGAGCAAGAAATGAACTCGCAAACGCCACTAAGGAGCTGGACAAGGACAGGATTCAAACCTATTTGACAGCCAATCGTTGCGAATTTGTCACGAATGTTCCCTGTTCCAGTCACTGGGGAGGAGTATGGGAAAGACAGATTAGGACCACAAGAAGCATCCTAAACACCATCCTTAACGAGTACAAAGGAAGACTCGATACGTCTTCACTTCGCACCTTCTTGTATGAAGTCATGGCCATAATCAACAGTCGACCATTGACATGCCAGTGCCTGAATGACCCGAAGAGTTTGGAGCCCTTAACTCCGAATCATCTGCTTACAATGAAGAATAAGACACTTCTCCCACCTCCCGGTAATTTCGTTAAAGAGGAAGTGTACGCTCGAAAGAGATGGCGACGAGTTCAGTTCCTGGCTGAGCAGTTCTGGAGTAGATGGCGAAAGGAGTACCTCATTAACCTGAGTTCAAGACAGAAAtggttcatgcccaaaagaaatCTGAAGATAGGAGACGTCGTTATTGTGCAAGACGAAGTTCAAGAAAACGAGTGGCCTCTTGGTATGGTCGTGGAGACTTCAATGAATCAGGAAGGTCTCGTTCGTGCAGTAAAAGTCAAGCTGGGATCCAGAAACCCCCAGAAGGGAAGTCATACCAAATGCTCTGTTGTCGAGCGACCAGTACAGAAAGTTGTTCTGCTTATGGAAGGAGTAGACTAA